One region of Quercus lobata isolate SW786 chromosome 2, ValleyOak3.0 Primary Assembly, whole genome shotgun sequence genomic DNA includes:
- the LOC115976179 gene encoding amino acid transporter AVT6A-like, whose product MTIGNIAPKKERKSRKNKSIVDEKAPLLPKRQDDVGAEFDEFNGASFTGAVFNLSTTIVGAGIMALPATMKVLGLGLGIVMIIFMAFLTEASIELILRFSRAGKSSSYGGLMGDAFGKYGKIMLQICVMINNIGVLIVYMIIIGDVLSGTSSSGVHHAGVLEGWFGDQWWNGRAVVLSVTTVCIFAPLACFKRIDSLKFTSALSVALAVVFLVITVGIAIIKLISGGVMMPRLIPDVTDLTSLLNLFTVVPVLVTAYICHYNVHSIDNELEDSTQIKGVVRTSLALCSSVYIMTSFFGFLLFGDATLDDVLANYDTNLGIPYSSLLNDAVRVSYAAHLMLVFPIVFYPLRLNLDGLLFPTSRPLVLDNLRFALVSIGLIAVIFLGANFIPSIWDAFQFTGATAAVCLGFIFPAAITLKDRHNIATKKDKILAVFMIVLAVFSNLVAIYSDAYALIKRNTSPRE is encoded by the exons ATGACGATTGGAAATATTGCACCTAAGAAGGAGAGGAAGTCAAGAAAGAACAAATCAATTGTTGATGAAAAAGCACCCTTGTTGCCTAAGAGGCAAGATGATGTTGGTGCTGAGTTTGATGAGTTCAATGGTGCTTCCTTTACTGGGGCAGTGTTCAACTTATCTACCACAATTGTTGGTGCTGGGATCATGGCGCTGCCGGCAACAATGAAAGTGTTGGGGCTTGGTCTTGGGATTGTCATGATCATCTTCATGGCCTTCTTGACTGAGGCTTCAATTGAGTTGATCCTCAGGTTTAGCCGGGCTGGAAAGTCATCTTCTTATGGAGGTCTTATGGGGGATGCCTTTGGAAAATATGGAAAGATTATGCTGCAGATATGTGTTATGATTAACAATATTGGTGTACTCATTGTGTACATGATTATTATTG GTGATGTGCTTTCTGGAACATCTTCAAGTGGAGTTCACCATGCTGGTGTCCTTGAAGGCTGGTTTGGAGACCAATGGTGGAATGGGCGTGCTGTTGTTCTTTCCGTCACAACTGTTTGTATATTTGCTCCATTGGCATGCTTTAAGCGAATCG ATTCATTGAAATTTACATCTGCTTTATCCGTAGCCCTGGCAGTTGTGTTTCTTGTTATTACTGTTGGAATTGCAATCATCAAGTTGATAAGTGGAGGTGTTATGATGCCTAGATTGATACCAGATGTTACTGATCTGACATCATTGCTCAATCTCTTCACTGTTGTCCCTGTCCTTGTTACTGCATATATCTGTCACTATAACG TTCACAGCATAGACAATGAACTTGAAGACTCTACACAGATAAAAGGGGTTGTGCGAACTTCACTTGCTCTATGCTCATCTGTGTACATAATGACAAGCTTTTTTGGCTTCCTTCTTTTTGGTGATGCAACTTTAGATGATGTGCTTGCCAACTACGACACCAACCTTGGCATTCCTTACAGTTCCTTGCTTAATGATGCTGTCCGTGTTAGCTATGCTGCTCACCTTATGCTTGTGTTTCCCATTGTCTTCTATCCATTGAGGCTCAACTTGGATGGTCTTCTCTTTCCCACATCAAGGCCTCTAGTTCTGGACAATCTTAGGTTTGCATTGGTCTCAATTGGGCTCATCGCTGTTATCTTCTTAGGTGCAAATTTCATACCTAGCATTTGGGATGCTTTCCAATTCACTGGAGCGACTGCTGCAGTCTGCCTTGGGTTCATTTTCCCTGCTGCCATTACCCTAAA GGACCGACACAACATCGCAACAAAGAAGGACAAGATCTTGGCTGTTTTTATGATAGTCCTTGCAGTCTTCTCAAACTTGGTGGCCATATACAGTGATGCCTATGCCTTGATAAAAAGGAATACATCTCCCCGTGAATGA